A segment of the Catenuloplanes nepalensis genome:
CGCGGACACGTTCAACGAGTGGGTGTTCGAGCGGCCCGGCCTCTACCTGACCCGCGCGCTGGTCTTCCTCGACAACCGGGGGATCGACGGCGTGGTCAACGGGCTCGCGGCCGCGGTCGGCGGCGGGTCCGGCCGGTTGCGGCGGATGCAGACCGGCTTCGTCCGCTCCTATGCCATGTCGATCCTCACCGGCGCGCTGGTGGTCACGGCGGCGTTCGTCGCGCTGCAGTTGGGGTGGTTGGTGTGAGCTCCTTTCCCTACCTGTCGGTGCTGACCGTGGCGCCGCTGGTCGGCGCGCTGGTCGTGGCGTTCCTGCCGCGCAGCCGGCCCGAGCTGGCGAAGTGGCTCACGCTCGCCTGGTCGCTCGGCATCCTGGCGCTGACCGTGGCGCTCTGGGTCGCGTTCGAGGCCGGTGGCGAGCGGCTGCAACTGCGCGAGTCGTACCCGTGGATCCCCGGCTGGGGCGCGAACTTCACGTTCGCGGTGGACGGCATCGCGCTGGTCATGCTGATGCTGATCGCGGTGCTGGTGCCGATCGTCATCCTGGCGGCCTGGCACGAGGCGGACGTCAGCGGCCGGTCGGTGCCGGTCTACTTCGCGCTGCTGCTGGCGCTGGAGTCGACGATGATCGGCGTCTTCGCGGCCGCCGACGTCTTCCTGTTCTACGTGTTCTTCGAGGTCATGCTGGTGCCGATGTACTTCCTGATCGGCTCCTACGGCGGTGGCCAGCGGCAGTACGCGGCCGTCAAGTTCTTCCTCTACAGCCTGGTCGGCGGCCTGTTCATGCTCGCGGCCGTGGTCGGCCTGTGGGTGGCCGGCGGGCACACGTTCGACTGGGCCGCACTCACCCAGATCGACATGTCCACCGGCACCGAGCGCTGGCTGTTCCTCGGCTTCTTCCTCGCGTTCGCGATCAAGGCGCCGTTCTTCCCGTTCCACACCTGGCTGCCGGACGCCGGTGGCAGCGCGCCGGTCGGTGCCGGTGCGCTGCTCGTCGGGATACTCGACAAGGTCGGCACGTTCGGGATCCTGCGGTACTGCCTGCCGATCTTCCCGGACGCGTCGCGGTACTTCGCGCCGCTCGCGCTGGTGCTCGGCGTGATCGGCATCATCTACGCGGCGCTGCTCGCGGTCGGGCAGAACGACCTCAAGCGGCTCGTGTCGTACACGTCGATCGCGCACTTCGGTTTCATCGGCGTCGGGATCTTCGCGTTCACCACCCAGGCCGGCACCGGCGCGGTGCTCTACATGGTCAACCACGGCCTCGCCACCGGCCTGCTCTTCCTGGTCGTCGGCATGCTCGTGGCCCGCCGGGGTTCCGCGCTGATCAGCGACTTCGGCGGCGCCGGCAAGTACGTGCCGGTGCTGGCGGGTGTGCTGTTCTTCGCCGGTCTGGCGTCGCTGGCCATGCCCGGGACCGCGCCGTTCGTCTCCGAGTTCCTGGTGCTGATCGGCACGTTCACGGTCAACAAGCCGATCGCGATCATCGCGACACTCGGCATCGTGCTCGCGGCCGCGTACGTGCTCTGGATGGTCCAGCGCACCATGCAGGGCACCCCGAACCCGGCGCTGGCCGAGGTCGAGGGCATGCGGCGGGACATCACGCTGCGCGAGAAGGTCGTGGTGGCGCCGCTGATCGCGATGATCATCGTGTTCGGCTTCTACCCGAAGCCGATCACCGACGTCATCAACCCGGCCGTGCAGGCCACCATGCAGGACGTCGGCGCGACGGACCCCGCACCCACGGCGATCACCGAGGCGGCGAAGTGACCATGGACGAACTCAAGGCACCCTCCATCGACTACGCGGCCGTCGCGCCGATCCTCATCCTGTTCGGCGCGGCCTGCCTCGGCGTGCTCGCCGAGGCGTTCGTGCCGCGGCGCGCGCGGCACGCCGTCCAGCTGGGTCTCGCGCTGCTCGCCACGGTCGCGGGGCTGGTCGTCGTGATCACCCAGGCGTCGACGCGGGTCACCACGGCCGGCGGCGCGGTCGCGATCGACGGTCCCGCGGTCTTCCTGCAGGGCGCGATCCTGGCGCTCGCGCTGGTGTCGCTGCTGCTGATGGGGGAGCGGAAGCTGGAGGCCGGCGGCGCGTTCGTGCCGCAGGCCGCGATCACGGTCGGCTCCGACGCGGACGTCCGGCAGGCGGCCCACGCGCCCGGCCTGACCGAGGTCTACCCGATCTCGCTCTTCGCGATCGCCGGCATGCTGCTCTTCGTCGCCGCGAACGACCTGCTCACCATGTTCATCGCGCTCGAGGTCTTCTCACTCCCGCTCTACCTGCTCTGCGCGCTCGCCCGCCGGCGGCGGCTGCTCAGCCAGGAGGCCGCGCTCAAGTACTTCCTGCTCGGGTCGTACGCGTCCGCGTTCTTCCTGTTCGGCGTGGCGCTCATCTACGGCTTCGTCGGCGGGGTCGACTTCGGCAGCATCCACGCCGCGGCCGCCGAGTCCGGCCGTGACCCGCTGCTGCTCTACGCGGGCCTGGCGATGCTCTCGATCGGCCTGCTCTTCAAGACCGCGGCCGTGCCGTTCCACGTCTGGACGCCGGACGTCTACCAGGGCGCGCCGACGCCGATCACCGCGTTCATGGCCGCGTGCACCAAGGTCGCGGCGTTCGGTGCGCTGCTGCGCGTGCTCTACGTCGGGTTCAACGGGCTGAGCTGGGACTTCACGCCGATCCTGGGCGTCATCGCGGTGCTCACCATGATCCTCGGCGCGGTGCTGGCCGTGACGCAGACCGACATCAAGCGGCTACTGGCCTACTCGTCCATCGCGAACGCGGGATATCTGCTGGTCGGCGTGCTGGCCAGCGGCGAGTCCGGGCTCGCCAGCACGATGTTCTACCTGGTCGCGTACGGATTCACGGTGCTCGGCGCGTTCGCCGTGGTCACCCTGGTCCGGGACGCGGACGGCGAGGCCGGTCACCTGTCCCGCTGGGCCGGGCTCGGCCGCCGGTCGCCGTTGATCGCCGGGCTCTTCACGTTCATCCTGCTCGCGTTCGCCGGGATCCCCCTGACCAGCGGATTCATCAGCAAGTTCGCGGTCTTCGGCGCGGCGATCGACGGCGGGCAGACCTGGCTCGTGATCGCCGGAGTGATCAGCAGCATCGTGCTCGCGTTCCCGTACCTCCGGGTCGTGGTCATGATGTGGCTCTCCGACCCGAGCGAGGCCACGCCGACCGTCTCGGTTCCCGGCGTGTTCACCACGGCCGCGCTGACCATCGGTGTGGCGATGACGCTGCTGCTCGGCGTGGCGCCGTCCCTGCTCCTGGACCTGACCAGCGGTGCCGCCGAGTTCGTCCAGTAGCTCCGTGTTCCCCCACAGGGCTGGCCTGCCACGCATATGGCATCGTAGAGTCGTGGCAGGCCTTACCCCAGGTGCGGTTAATGCGAGCGGGCTCGACTTCGTCGACCCCGCTATCGAGGCGTCGGTGTCGGCGATCCTCGAGGAGGTCGAGGCCAGTCTCCGGGACAGCGTCGACAGCGCGGATCCGCTGGTCCGCGAGGCGTCGATGCATCTCGTCTCGGCCGGCGGCAAGCGCTTCCGTCCGCTGCTGGTCGCGGTCGGCGCCCACCTCGGCGATCCGACCGAGGAGCGCGTGGCCCAGGCCGCGGTGGTCATGGAGATGACCCACCTCGCCACGCTTTACCACGACGACGTCATGGACGAGGCGTCCGTCCGGCGCGGCGCGCCCAGCGCCAACAGCCGCTGGACGAACTCGGTCGCGATCCTGGTCGGCGACTACCTGTTCGCCCGCGCCGCGGACATATCAGCCGACCTCGGCACCGAGGCGGTGCGACTGCAGGCGCGGACGTTCTCGCAGCTGGTGCAGGGTCAGCTGGCCGAGACCGTGGGCCCGCGCGACGGCGACCCGATCGCGCACCACCTGCAGGTCATCGAGGACAAGACGGCCTCGCTGATCGCCACCTCCGCCCGCTTCGGCGCTCTCTTCGCCGGTGCCCCCGCCGAGCAGGTCGAGGCGCTCGCCGGTTACGGGATATCGATGGGGATCGCGTTCCAGCTCTCCGACGACCTGCTGGACATCGCGTCCGAGTCGATCCAGTCCGGTAAGACGCCCGGCACCGACCTGCGCGAGGGCGTGCCGACGCTGCCGGTGTTCTACGCGCTCGCCTCGGACGACGCGGACGCCAGCTCCATCCGGCTCCGCGATCTGCTCTCCATGGGCCCGCTGGTCGACGACGGGCTGCACGCGGAGGCGCTCGGGCTGCTGCGCGAGTCGCCGGCGATGAAACGCGCGCGGGAGACGGTCCGCTCCTACGCGGACGAGGCGCGGGCCCGCATAGCGGTCCTTCCGGAGGGCCCGACCCGCCGCACACTCGAAGGCCTCTGCGACTTCATCGCAGACCGAACTGGCTAGCGCTGGCAATCCTCCGGTCAGCCCACAGCGGCGAGCTTTGGGCCAGGCCGGGGCTGGGGCGGTCAGAATCTACGGTCAAATTCATTTTCCCGCTTCCGGCGTGGTCCTTTGGGCTTGCTCCCGCGGGCAACGGTCGTCGTATGGGCGCAGCGTTTACTCCGCTCGGGGGCGGGTGGTCGGGGCGGCAGCTGGGCTCCCTGCCGGATTCGCGGTGGAGAGGGGCGCCTTTCGCGTAATTGAGTTGCCCGCGCGTGGGGTCGGCGGTGAGGTCGGGGAGAATGGGGTGTTGCGGTTTGCGGAGAGGGTGTTGAGGGCGTGGCTGCTGGCAGCGATGTTGACTGGGTCAATCGGTTCGCGGACGAGGTGATCGCGGAAGCGGAGCGTCGTGCGCCGGGCAAGCCGATCGTCTGTGCGAGTGGGCTGAGCCCGTCGGGGCCGATCCACCTGGGCAATCTGCGCGAGGTGATGACGCCACACCTGGTCGCGGACGAGATCCGGCGCCGCGGGCACGACGTCACGCACATCATCTCCTGGGACGACTTCGACCGATACCGGAAGGTGCCGAAGGGGATCGCCGGCATCGACCCGGAGGACCCGGCCTGGCAGGCGCACATCGGCAAGCCGCTGACCCGGGTGCCGGCGCCGCCCGGCAGCGCCTACTCCAGCTGGGCCGAGCACTTCAAGGCCGCGATGATCGAGTCGCTGGCGGAGATGGGCGTGGAGTACCGGGGCATCAGCCAGACCGAGATGTACACCTCCGGTGCGTACCGTGAGCAGGTTCTGCTCGCCATGCGGGAGCGCGGGCGGATCGACGCGATCCTGGACCGTTACCGGACGAAGAACCGGGATGCCCCGAAGAAGGCGCCCAAGCAGCAGGGCCCGAAGCTGGACGAGGCCGACGAGGCGGCAGCCGCCGAGGCCGCCGAGGGATCGGGCGCGGCCGGCGAGGACGACGGTGCGACCGCGACCGGCTACTACCCGTTCAAGCCGTTCTGCGCGGACTGCGGCAAGGACTTCACCACCGTCGTGGCCTACGACGACGACAGCACCGAGCTGACCTACACCTGCACGTGCGGGCACACCGCCACGGTGCTGCTGAGCGAGTTCACCGACGGCAAGCTGGTCTGGAAGGTCGACTGGCCGATGCGCTGGGCGCGCGAGGGCGTCGTGTTCGAGCCCTCCGGCGTGGATCACCAGTCGCCGGGCAGCTCGTTCGTGGTCGGCGGCCAGATCGTCACCGAGATCTTCGGCGGCGAGCAGCCGATCGGGCCGATGTACGCGTTCGTCGGCATCTCCGGCCAGGCGAAGATGTCCAGCTCCAAGGGGGGCGTGCCGACACCGGCCGACGCCCTGGAGATCATGGAGGCGCCGCTGCTGCGCTGGCTCTACGCGCGCCGCCGGCCGAACCAGTCGTTCAAGGTCGCGTTCGACCAGGAGATCCAGCGGCTCTACGACGAGTGGGACGCGCTGGAGAAGCGGATCGCGGCCGGCGAGGCGAACGAGGTCGACGCGGCCGTGCACACCCGGGCCGCGAGCACCGCGGCCGGATCGCTGCCGGTGACGCCGCGCCCGGTGTCGTACCGGACGCTGGCCAGCGTCGCGGACATCACCACCGGCGACGAGGGCCAGATGCTGCGGATCCTGCACGACCTGGACCCGGCGGCGCCGATCATCAACCTGTCCGAGGTGCGCCCGCGGCTGGACCGCGCCACCACCTGGGTGACGACGCACGTGCCGGCCGAGCAGCGCACCCGGCTGCGGGACGAGCCGGACCTCGACCTGATCAAGAGCCTGGACGACACGCAGCGGGAGTCGCTGCGGCTGCTGGTGGCCGGGCTGGACGAGCACTGGTCGCTGGACGGTCTGACCACACTGGTCTACGGCGTGCCGAAGGTGCTGGCCGGGCTGCCACCGGACACGAAGCCGACGCCGGAGCTGAAGGTGGCGCAGCGGACGTTCTTCGCGCTGCTCTACCACCTGCTGGTCGGCCGGGACACCGGCCCGCGCCTGCCCACGTTGCTGCTCGCGGCCGGCGCCGACCGCGTCCGCCGCCTGCTCTCCGCCTGACCCACGTTCCATGATCGAGGCGTCCCCATGTCCTTCTAGCGACATGGGGAACGCCTCGATCTTCGTTCGGTGCGCCGCAGGCGGCTCGCGCTCGGCGGGCAGGGCGGCTCGCGGCAAGGGCTGGTGCGGTTGAGCGTGCCCGCTCACGCGGCCGGCAGTACGTGCCCGCTCACGCGGCCGGCAGTAGGTGCCGGCT
Coding sequences within it:
- a CDS encoding NADH-quinone oxidoreductase subunit M — translated: MSSFPYLSVLTVAPLVGALVVAFLPRSRPELAKWLTLAWSLGILALTVALWVAFEAGGERLQLRESYPWIPGWGANFTFAVDGIALVMLMLIAVLVPIVILAAWHEADVSGRSVPVYFALLLALESTMIGVFAAADVFLFYVFFEVMLVPMYFLIGSYGGGQRQYAAVKFFLYSLVGGLFMLAAVVGLWVAGGHTFDWAALTQIDMSTGTERWLFLGFFLAFAIKAPFFPFHTWLPDAGGSAPVGAGALLVGILDKVGTFGILRYCLPIFPDASRYFAPLALVLGVIGIIYAALLAVGQNDLKRLVSYTSIAHFGFIGVGIFAFTTQAGTGAVLYMVNHGLATGLLFLVVGMLVARRGSALISDFGGAGKYVPVLAGVLFFAGLASLAMPGTAPFVSEFLVLIGTFTVNKPIAIIATLGIVLAAAYVLWMVQRTMQGTPNPALAEVEGMRRDITLREKVVVAPLIAMIIVFGFYPKPITDVINPAVQATMQDVGATDPAPTAITEAAK
- the nuoN gene encoding NADH-quinone oxidoreductase subunit NuoN, giving the protein MDELKAPSIDYAAVAPILILFGAACLGVLAEAFVPRRARHAVQLGLALLATVAGLVVVITQASTRVTTAGGAVAIDGPAVFLQGAILALALVSLLLMGERKLEAGGAFVPQAAITVGSDADVRQAAHAPGLTEVYPISLFAIAGMLLFVAANDLLTMFIALEVFSLPLYLLCALARRRRLLSQEAALKYFLLGSYASAFFLFGVALIYGFVGGVDFGSIHAAAAESGRDPLLLYAGLAMLSIGLLFKTAAVPFHVWTPDVYQGAPTPITAFMAACTKVAAFGALLRVLYVGFNGLSWDFTPILGVIAVLTMILGAVLAVTQTDIKRLLAYSSIANAGYLLVGVLASGESGLASTMFYLVAYGFTVLGAFAVVTLVRDADGEAGHLSRWAGLGRRSPLIAGLFTFILLAFAGIPLTSGFISKFAVFGAAIDGGQTWLVIAGVISSIVLAFPYLRVVVMMWLSDPSEATPTVSVPGVFTTAALTIGVAMTLLLGVAPSLLLDLTSGAAEFVQ
- a CDS encoding polyprenyl synthetase family protein; its protein translation is MAGLTPGAVNASGLDFVDPAIEASVSAILEEVEASLRDSVDSADPLVREASMHLVSAGGKRFRPLLVAVGAHLGDPTEERVAQAAVVMEMTHLATLYHDDVMDEASVRRGAPSANSRWTNSVAILVGDYLFARAADISADLGTEAVRLQARTFSQLVQGQLAETVGPRDGDPIAHHLQVIEDKTASLIATSARFGALFAGAPAEQVEALAGYGISMGIAFQLSDDLLDIASESIQSGKTPGTDLREGVPTLPVFYALASDDADASSIRLRDLLSMGPLVDDGLHAEALGLLRESPAMKRARETVRSYADEARARIAVLPEGPTRRTLEGLCDFIADRTG
- the lysS gene encoding lysine--tRNA ligase, which gives rise to MAAGSDVDWVNRFADEVIAEAERRAPGKPIVCASGLSPSGPIHLGNLREVMTPHLVADEIRRRGHDVTHIISWDDFDRYRKVPKGIAGIDPEDPAWQAHIGKPLTRVPAPPGSAYSSWAEHFKAAMIESLAEMGVEYRGISQTEMYTSGAYREQVLLAMRERGRIDAILDRYRTKNRDAPKKAPKQQGPKLDEADEAAAAEAAEGSGAAGEDDGATATGYYPFKPFCADCGKDFTTVVAYDDDSTELTYTCTCGHTATVLLSEFTDGKLVWKVDWPMRWAREGVVFEPSGVDHQSPGSSFVVGGQIVTEIFGGEQPIGPMYAFVGISGQAKMSSSKGGVPTPADALEIMEAPLLRWLYARRRPNQSFKVAFDQEIQRLYDEWDALEKRIAAGEANEVDAAVHTRAASTAAGSLPVTPRPVSYRTLASVADITTGDEGQMLRILHDLDPAAPIINLSEVRPRLDRATTWVTTHVPAEQRTRLRDEPDLDLIKSLDDTQRESLRLLVAGLDEHWSLDGLTTLVYGVPKVLAGLPPDTKPTPELKVAQRTFFALLYHLLVGRDTGPRLPTLLLAAGADRVRRLLSA